Proteins co-encoded in one Metabacillus sp. KUDC1714 genomic window:
- a CDS encoding LacI family DNA-binding transcriptional regulator, with the protein MSTIEDVAKLAGLSRTTVSRVLNDHPYVSVEKKRLVQQAMEHLGYVPNSAARSLRNQKTGIIAVLIPKISTPFFSQLLERLEMAASAKSYQLIICQTQFSKQKERNYLNLLKTKQVDGVIMTSFENDWSIIESYLNYGPILLCNEIVENAEIPTVYMNQANCGYIVAKHLLERGHRHIAYCSNGIVSEGMKAREQGFKRALAEASCFFEEKFYFENVSSVEDGKRIFRKIANMKIIPTAIFTGGDHVAAGIISEAKKQGWSIPKELAVVGFDDMEITELLDPMITTVIQPVEEMALKSMEVIYEKIHKKQYRSFEKYEFFSKLAVRDSTRMKRKLVATF; encoded by the coding sequence TTGTCTACCATAGAAGATGTCGCGAAACTAGCAGGGTTATCAAGGACGACTGTGTCAAGAGTCTTAAATGATCATCCCTATGTTTCAGTTGAGAAAAAGAGGCTTGTTCAGCAGGCGATGGAACATTTGGGGTATGTACCAAACTCTGCTGCAAGAAGCTTAAGGAATCAAAAAACAGGCATTATCGCTGTCTTAATTCCGAAAATATCTACACCGTTTTTCAGTCAACTTCTCGAAAGACTAGAAATGGCTGCTTCTGCAAAAAGCTATCAACTAATCATTTGTCAAACACAATTCTCAAAACAAAAGGAACGAAACTATTTAAATCTCCTTAAAACAAAGCAAGTTGATGGTGTTATCATGACTTCATTTGAAAATGACTGGTCAATTATTGAGTCTTATTTAAATTATGGTCCAATCTTGCTTTGCAATGAGATTGTAGAGAATGCTGAAATTCCAACGGTGTATATGAATCAAGCAAATTGTGGCTATATCGTGGCCAAGCATTTGCTTGAAAGGGGTCATAGACATATTGCTTATTGTTCAAATGGAATTGTAAGTGAAGGAATGAAGGCAAGGGAGCAAGGATTTAAACGCGCGTTAGCAGAGGCAAGTTGCTTCTTTGAAGAGAAATTCTACTTTGAAAATGTTTCTAGTGTTGAGGACGGTAAACGAATTTTTAGAAAGATAGCAAACATGAAGATTATTCCAACAGCAATCTTTACCGGAGGCGATCATGTTGCGGCAGGAATTATTTCTGAAGCTAAAAAACAAGGATGGAGCATTCCAAAGGAACTAGCTGTTGTTGGTTTTGATGACATGGAAATTACAGAGCTTTTGGATCCGATGATTACTACAGTTATACAGCCTGTTGAAGAAATGGCATTAAAATCGATGGAGGTAATTTATGAGAAAATACATAAAAAACAATACCGTTCCTTCGAAAAGTATGAGTTTTTTTCTAAGTTAGCTGTACGTGACTCAACAAGGATGAAAAGAAAGCTAGTTGCGACATTTTAA
- the hemE gene encoding uroporphyrinogen decarboxylase, with the protein MAEKKINDTFLKACRGEKTDYVPVWYMRQAGRSQPEYRTIKEKYSLFEITHQPELCAYVTRLPVEQYDVDAAILYKDIMTPLPAIGVNVEIKSGIGPVIDDPIRSLSDVEKLGEIDPESDVPYVLDTIKLLTKEQLQVPLIGFTGAPFTIASYMIEGGPSKNYNKTKAFMYAEPKAWFALMDKLAEMSITYVKAQINAGAKAIQIFDSWVGALNVADYRYYIKPTMERIFSELKNENVPLIMFGVGASHLAKEWHDLPLDVVGLDWRLPIQEARTMGLTKTLQGNLDPAILLSPWEVIEERAKEILDQGMQQDGYIFNLGHGVFPQVNPENLKKLTTFIHDYSKKAKVSI; encoded by the coding sequence ATGGCTGAAAAGAAAATCAATGATACGTTTTTAAAAGCGTGTCGTGGGGAAAAAACGGACTATGTTCCGGTTTGGTATATGAGACAAGCAGGGAGATCACAGCCTGAATATCGTACGATAAAGGAAAAATACAGCCTCTTTGAAATTACACATCAGCCTGAGCTATGTGCTTATGTAACGAGGTTGCCTGTAGAACAGTATGATGTCGATGCTGCGATTCTTTACAAAGATATTATGACTCCACTTCCAGCGATTGGTGTAAATGTTGAAATTAAATCTGGGATCGGACCAGTCATTGATGACCCAATTCGTTCATTAAGTGATGTTGAAAAGTTAGGAGAAATTGATCCTGAGAGCGATGTTCCATATGTACTAGATACGATCAAGCTCTTAACGAAGGAACAGCTTCAAGTACCTTTGATTGGATTTACTGGTGCACCTTTTACAATAGCTAGCTATATGATTGAAGGTGGTCCTTCAAAAAATTACAACAAAACAAAAGCATTTATGTATGCAGAGCCAAAAGCTTGGTTTGCGTTAATGGATAAGCTAGCTGAAATGAGCATTACATATGTAAAAGCACAAATCAATGCAGGAGCAAAAGCAATTCAAATTTTTGATTCATGGGTTGGTGCACTTAATGTAGCAGATTACCGTTATTATATTAAGCCAACGATGGAACGAATTTTTAGTGAGTTAAAAAATGAAAACGTACCGTTAATTATGTTCGGAGTAGGTGCAAGTCATTTAGCAAAAGAATGGCATGATTTACCTTTAGATGTTGTTGGACTTGATTGGAGACTTCCTATCCAAGAAGCACGTACGATGGGTCTAACGAAAACTCTTCAAGGTAATCTTGATCCTGCTATTTTACTTTCTCCATGGGAAGTCATTGAAGAAAGAGCGAAAGAGATTTTAGATCAAGGAATGCAGCAGGATGGATACATCTTTAATCTTGGACATGGTGTTTTTCCCCAAGTGAATCCTGAAAATCTTAAGAAATTAACAACTTTTATTCATGACTATTCTAAGAAAGCAAAAGTAAGCATTTAA
- a CDS encoding YebC/PmpR family DNA-binding transcriptional regulator, with amino-acid sequence MGRKWNNIKEKKASKDANTSRIYAKFGREIYVAAKQGEPDPESNQALKIVLERAKTYSVPKTIIDRAIEKAKGGSEESFDELRYEGFGPSGSMIIVDALTNNVNRTASDVRAAFGKNGGNMGVSGSVAYMFDATAVIGIEGKTEDEVLELLMEADVEVRDILEEDEQVIVYAEPDQFRAVQEAFKNVGITEFTVAELTMLAQNDVSLPEDAQAQFEKLVDVLEDLEDVQQVYHNVDLGE; translated from the coding sequence ATGGGCCGTAAGTGGAATAATATTAAGGAAAAAAAAGCGTCAAAAGATGCAAATACAAGTCGTATCTATGCAAAGTTTGGACGAGAAATATATGTAGCTGCGAAACAAGGTGAACCAGATCCGGAATCAAATCAGGCATTGAAAATCGTTCTTGAGCGTGCAAAAACGTATAGTGTACCGAAAACAATCATTGACCGTGCAATTGAAAAGGCAAAAGGCGGATCGGAGGAAAGCTTTGATGAGTTACGTTATGAAGGCTTCGGTCCTAGTGGTTCAATGATTATCGTGGATGCACTAACTAATAACGTGAACCGAACTGCATCAGATGTGCGTGCTGCATTTGGTAAAAATGGTGGAAACATGGGTGTAAGTGGTTCTGTAGCATATATGTTTGATGCTACTGCAGTAATTGGAATTGAAGGGAAAACTGAGGATGAAGTGCTTGAACTATTAATGGAAGCAGATGTAGAGGTCCGTGATATTTTAGAAGAAGATGAACAAGTTATCGTCTACGCTGAACCCGACCAGTTCCGTGCGGTGCAAGAAGCATTCAAAAATGTTGGCATTACTGAATTTACAGTAGCTGAATTAACAATGCTTGCACAAAATGACGTATCACTTCCAGAAGATGCTCAAGCACAATTTGAAAAATTAGTAGACGTATTAGAGGATTTAGAAGATGTTCAGCAAGTGTACCACAATGTGGATTTAGGTGAATAA
- the yhfH gene encoding protein YhfH, whose product MIMKLTEFFRNLPKKQCKECGNEIEEQHECYGNTCNECLHVTDL is encoded by the coding sequence ATGATCATGAAATTAACTGAATTTTTCAGAAACTTACCGAAAAAACAATGCAAAGAGTGTGGAAATGAAATTGAAGAACAGCACGAATGCTATGGTAACACATGTAATGAATGTCTACATGTAACAGATCTTTAA
- a CDS encoding YhgE/Pip domain-containing protein, protein MSLIKQEWNALFKNKKVLIAVIGVLFIPLMYSGGYLSAFWDPYGKLDQLPVAVVNNDTGTTYEGEELDVGDELVENLKESAKFEWRFVDKEAAEKGLKNHDYYMTIEIPENFSSNATTLQDEQPQHLELSFKTNKGYNFISGQIGESAIAKIKEEVASSITKTYAETIFDNIELMADGIDEASDGANQINEGVGELKEGSSTLDESLHELVTKSVTFKEGLQEASNGSSKLANGVSSLDNGMSVMKQGQEKLYNGSVKAESGSSQLVTGLNDSLSGMKELQVALPNLTNGTEILKSSAPILAEGTKQLADGSNSASVGASALSQNLSLVTNEVNNMLKELQTMTLPEEKKQELVKLVESLNALDQGGKELSANLSELSAGADDLNKNVAQLPASTAKLYEGTASVQDAVNQLTEGQEKLYNGAVQVQEGQSQITDGLSVFGDKITEAKAGTTQLKNGGVALENGISQLADGSVALEDGSMKLADGADQVDKGLKELSDGTSELSTKLGEASEDTKDAKGSDELYDMVADPVKLNTEELTEVPNYGTGLAPYFLSLALFVGSLLLTVVFPLRKPSDVPKSGFSWFISKFSILFSVAVIQAILADLILLYGLGIEVQSVGLFILFSMLTSLTFISIVQLLVTSMADPGRFIAIIVLILQLTTSAGTFPLELLPNVFQKINHWLPMTYSVAGFKAIISSGDFAFMWSQALVLVGFLLCTMIGTIIYFTLKLKRTDTKLTAETR, encoded by the coding sequence ATGTCATTAATTAAACAAGAGTGGAATGCGCTCTTTAAAAATAAAAAGGTTCTTATTGCGGTAATAGGGGTACTATTTATCCCATTAATGTACAGTGGCGGATATCTTAGTGCTTTCTGGGATCCCTATGGAAAGCTTGATCAGTTACCTGTGGCTGTTGTAAATAATGATACTGGAACAACATATGAAGGGGAAGAGCTTGATGTTGGGGATGAACTTGTAGAGAACTTAAAGGAAAGTGCTAAGTTTGAATGGCGTTTTGTTGATAAAGAAGCTGCAGAAAAAGGTCTTAAAAACCATGATTATTATATGACGATTGAAATACCTGAAAACTTCTCTAGCAATGCGACAACATTACAAGATGAACAACCACAGCATCTAGAGCTTTCTTTCAAAACGAATAAAGGCTATAACTTTATTTCAGGGCAAATTGGTGAAAGTGCTATTGCAAAAATAAAAGAAGAGGTTGCCTCTTCTATAACAAAAACATATGCCGAAACTATTTTTGACAACATTGAGTTAATGGCAGACGGAATTGATGAAGCAAGTGATGGTGCCAATCAAATTAACGAAGGTGTTGGAGAGCTAAAAGAAGGCTCCAGCACGCTTGATGAGAGCCTTCATGAATTAGTGACAAAATCTGTTACCTTTAAGGAAGGACTACAAGAAGCATCAAATGGTTCTTCGAAGCTAGCAAATGGTGTAAGTAGCTTAGATAATGGAATGAGTGTGATGAAACAAGGACAAGAGAAGTTATATAACGGATCTGTTAAAGCAGAATCTGGGTCATCACAATTAGTAACAGGGTTAAATGATTCTCTATCAGGAATGAAGGAATTACAAGTAGCTCTACCAAATTTAACAAATGGTACGGAGATTCTAAAGAGTAGTGCGCCTATACTAGCTGAAGGCACAAAACAGCTGGCAGATGGAAGCAATTCTGCAAGTGTCGGTGCTTCTGCTTTGTCACAAAATTTATCTCTAGTAACAAATGAAGTAAATAATATGCTCAAAGAATTGCAGACAATGACTCTTCCAGAAGAAAAGAAACAAGAATTAGTAAAGTTAGTAGAATCTCTCAATGCTTTAGATCAAGGCGGGAAAGAACTATCTGCAAATCTAAGTGAATTATCTGCAGGAGCAGATGATCTCAACAAGAATGTTGCTCAGTTACCAGCTAGTACTGCAAAGCTTTATGAAGGTACTGCTTCTGTACAGGATGCAGTAAATCAATTAACTGAGGGTCAAGAAAAGCTATACAATGGTGCAGTTCAGGTACAAGAGGGGCAATCACAAATCACTGATGGTCTTAGTGTGTTCGGTGATAAAATTACTGAAGCAAAAGCAGGAACAACTCAGCTGAAAAATGGAGGGGTAGCGCTCGAAAATGGCATTAGTCAGTTAGCTGATGGTTCTGTTGCCTTAGAAGACGGGTCTATGAAACTAGCAGATGGTGCTGATCAAGTCGATAAAGGCTTAAAAGAGCTTTCAGACGGAACAAGCGAGCTTTCAACGAAGCTAGGTGAAGCATCTGAAGATACAAAGGATGCTAAAGGCTCTGACGAATTATATGATATGGTCGCAGATCCAGTTAAGTTGAATACAGAAGAATTAACAGAGGTACCCAACTATGGAACTGGTCTTGCACCGTATTTCTTATCGTTAGCATTATTTGTTGGATCACTGCTTTTAACAGTTGTCTTTCCACTACGAAAACCATCAGATGTACCTAAATCTGGATTTTCTTGGTTTATAAGCAAATTTAGTATTTTATTTAGTGTGGCAGTGATCCAAGCAATACTTGCCGATCTTATTCTTTTATACGGATTAGGTATTGAGGTGCAAAGTGTTGGATTATTTATTCTCTTTAGTATGTTGACAAGTTTAACGTTTATCTCAATCGTTCAATTATTGGTAACATCAATGGCTGATCCAGGACGATTTATTGCAATTATTGTGTTAATTCTTCAATTAACAACAAGCGCAGGGACATTTCCTTTAGAGTTACTTCCAAATGTATTTCAGAAAATAAATCATTGGTTACCAATGACGTATTCAGTAGCTGGGTTTAAAGCAATTATTTCTAGTGGTGATTTTGCTTTTATGTGGTCACAGGCTCTTGTTTTAGTCGGATTCTTATTATGTACAATGATAGGAACAATCATTTACTTTACTTTGAAACTTAAAAGAACTGATACAAAACTAACAGCAGAAACTAGATAA
- a CDS encoding protein adenylyltransferase SelO has protein sequence MTKEIIDTGWNLENSYARLPKLFFTSHNPTPVQSPKLIILNDQLATSLGLNVQALRSENEVAVLGGNRILEGTSPLAQAYAGHQFGHFNMLGDGRALLLGEQITPLGERVDIQLKGSGRTPYSRGGDGRAALGPMLREYIISEAMHALGIPTTRSLAVVTTGDRVIRERELPGAILTRVASSHLRVGTFQYIAQWGTVEDLQIMADYTLKRHFPDVEAGESRYLTLLQEVIKRQAELIAKWQLVGFIHGVMNTDNMTISGETIDYGPCAFMDAYDPETVFSSIDTQGRYAYGNQPYIAGWNLARFAETLLPLLHDDQEQAVKIAQDAISNFTKLYQTNWLTGMRAKLGIFNEDGQDESLIEDLLSLMQKYRADYTNTFRALTFDRHEETDMFGSQEFARWHEQWQARLSRQQESKDSQQQLMQNSNPALIPRNHRVEAALEAAENKGDYSVMEKLLDVLSSPYAHSPEQAEYSTLPAQTTTPYRTFCGT, from the coding sequence ATGACAAAAGAAATAATTGATACGGGATGGAACTTAGAGAATAGTTATGCTCGTCTTCCGAAACTATTTTTCACTAGCCATAACCCAACCCCTGTGCAGTCACCGAAGTTGATCATTCTTAATGATCAGTTGGCAACATCTCTGGGGTTGAACGTTCAGGCGTTGCGAAGTGAGAATGAAGTAGCGGTGCTTGGTGGAAACCGAATACTAGAAGGTACTTCACCACTTGCTCAAGCTTACGCGGGGCATCAATTCGGGCATTTTAATATGTTGGGAGACGGCCGGGCTCTGCTGCTTGGCGAACAAATCACTCCGCTAGGTGAGCGTGTTGATATTCAACTCAAGGGTTCAGGTAGAACGCCCTATTCCCGCGGGGGTGATGGTCGAGCGGCGCTTGGACCAATGCTACGAGAATACATTATCAGCGAAGCAATGCATGCACTCGGTATTCCTACCACCCGTAGTCTAGCAGTGGTAACAACAGGTGATAGAGTAATCCGTGAAAGGGAACTCCCTGGGGCAATTCTGACCCGTGTAGCTTCTAGTCATCTGCGCGTTGGTACTTTTCAATATATTGCACAATGGGGTACAGTCGAGGATCTCCAGATCATGGCTGACTATACACTAAAGCGCCATTTTCCAGATGTTGAAGCTGGTGAGAGTCGATACCTTACGCTGCTTCAAGAAGTAATCAAGCGTCAGGCTGAGTTGATTGCCAAGTGGCAACTAGTTGGCTTTATTCACGGAGTGATGAACACGGACAACATGACTATTAGTGGAGAAACCATTGATTATGGTCCATGCGCTTTCATGGATGCCTATGATCCGGAAACGGTATTCAGTTCCATTGACACTCAAGGTCGTTATGCTTATGGCAATCAGCCTTATATTGCCGGATGGAATCTCGCACGATTTGCTGAAACCTTATTGCCGTTGCTGCATGACGATCAGGAGCAGGCAGTCAAAATAGCCCAGGATGCGATTTCAAATTTTACTAAGTTATATCAAACTAATTGGCTCACTGGTATGAGAGCAAAATTAGGAATATTCAACGAGGATGGGCAGGATGAATCACTTATTGAAGATCTTCTAAGTTTGATGCAGAAATATCGTGCGGACTATACGAATACTTTCCGCGCATTAACTTTTGATCGTCATGAGGAAACAGACATGTTTGGGAGCCAAGAATTTGCTAGGTGGCATGAGCAGTGGCAGGCGCGACTAAGTAGGCAGCAGGAATCGAAGGACTCACAGCAGCAGTTGATGCAAAACAGCAATCCGGCACTAATTCCTCGGAATCACCGAGTAGAAGCTGCACTAGAGGCAGCAGAGAATAAAGGGGACTACAGCGTTATGGAGAAGCTACTTGATGTTCTATCAAGTCCCTATGCGCACTCCCCCGAACAGGCTGAGTACTCCACACTGCCTGCGCAAACAACCACTCCTTACCGAACCTTTTGTGGTACATAA
- the hemH gene encoding ferrochelatase yields the protein MSKKKMGLLVMAYGTPYKEEDIERYYTHIRHGRKPAPEMLQDLKDRYEAIGGISPLAKITVEQGEKLEQHLNNIQDETEFKLYIGLKHIEPFIEDAVKQMHEDGITEAVSIVLAPHFSTFSVKSYNGRAKEEADKLGITITSVESWYTEPKFITYWADRVKETYESMKPSERETAVLVVSAHSLPEKIIAHGDPYPQQLQETADLIAEAAGVKDYVIGWQSAGNTPEPWLGPDVQDLTRDLYKNGHKTFVYIPVGFVADHLEVLFDNDYECKVVTDELGASYYRPEMPNARQEFISCLGTVVLKQLKQSTIV from the coding sequence TTGAGTAAGAAAAAAATGGGACTATTAGTTATGGCATATGGAACGCCTTATAAAGAGGAAGACATTGAACGTTATTATACACATATACGACATGGTCGCAAACCTGCGCCTGAAATGCTTCAGGACTTAAAAGATCGTTATGAGGCAATAGGTGGAATTTCTCCGCTAGCAAAAATCACAGTTGAACAAGGAGAAAAGCTAGAGCAGCACTTAAACAACATCCAAGATGAGACTGAATTTAAGCTCTATATTGGCTTAAAACATATCGAACCGTTTATCGAAGACGCTGTAAAGCAAATGCATGAAGATGGGATCACTGAAGCAGTGAGCATCGTCTTGGCTCCACATTTTTCAACCTTTAGTGTTAAATCATATAATGGGCGTGCGAAAGAAGAAGCAGATAAGCTGGGTATAACAATTACTTCTGTTGAGAGCTGGTATACTGAGCCGAAATTCATTACCTATTGGGCAGACAGGGTAAAAGAAACATACGAAAGCATGAAGCCTTCTGAAAGAGAAACAGCTGTACTTGTTGTTTCAGCGCATAGTCTTCCAGAAAAAATCATTGCTCATGGTGATCCATATCCACAGCAATTACAAGAAACAGCAGACTTAATCGCAGAAGCGGCAGGAGTAAAAGATTATGTCATTGGCTGGCAAAGTGCTGGTAATACACCAGAGCCATGGTTAGGACCGGACGTTCAAGATTTAACAAGAGATTTATATAAGAATGGTCACAAAACATTTGTGTATATTCCAGTTGGTTTTGTTGCAGATCATCTTGAAGTATTATTTGACAATGATTATGAATGTAAGGTTGTAACAGATGAACTAGGAGCGAGTTATTATCGCCCGGAAATGCCAAATGCAAGACAAGAATTTATTTCTTGTCTTGGGACTGTTGTTTTGAAACAGTTGAAGCAGAGTACTATTGTTTAA
- a CDS encoding lipoate--protein ligase produces the protein MLFIDNNGITDPRINLAIEEYAVKYLNPNETYLLFYINEPSIIIGKNQNTIEEINTTYVEEQKIHVVRRLSGGGAVYHDKGNLNFSFITKDDGESFHNFKKFTEPVVLALEKLGVKAEMSGRNDIIAGDGRKISGNAQFSTRGRMFSHGTLLFDSEIDSVVSALKVKKDKIESKGIKSIRSRVANIVEYLDEKITIEQFRKLLLLNIFEGVDQIPTYVLTEEDWKKINEISKERYQNWDWNYGKSPKFNYQHSHRFPVGQIDVRLEVQKGIIENCKIYGDFFGVGDVDEVEKTLMGTRYEKADLEKALDDLDIQKYFGNIEKADFINLIY, from the coding sequence ATGCTTTTTATCGATAATAACGGCATAACAGATCCTAGAATAAATTTAGCAATTGAGGAATATGCAGTTAAATATTTAAATCCAAATGAAACCTATTTATTATTCTACATAAATGAACCATCTATCATCATTGGAAAAAATCAAAATACGATTGAAGAAATTAATACTACTTACGTTGAAGAACAAAAGATCCATGTTGTAAGAAGGCTTTCAGGTGGTGGTGCTGTCTACCATGATAAAGGCAACTTGAATTTTAGTTTTATTACGAAAGATGATGGTGAAAGCTTTCATAACTTCAAAAAATTTACTGAACCAGTGGTCCTGGCACTTGAAAAGCTTGGTGTGAAAGCTGAAATGAGCGGAAGAAACGATATTATTGCAGGGGACGGTCGCAAGATTTCTGGAAATGCGCAATTTTCCACTAGGGGACGAATGTTTTCTCATGGGACGCTATTATTTGATTCAGAAATAGATAGTGTCGTTTCCGCATTGAAAGTAAAGAAAGACAAAATTGAGTCTAAAGGTATTAAATCAATAAGAAGTCGTGTTGCAAATATAGTTGAGTATTTAGATGAGAAAATTACAATTGAACAATTTAGAAAGCTATTACTTCTTAATATATTTGAAGGTGTTGATCAGATACCAACCTATGTTTTAACAGAGGAAGATTGGAAGAAAATCAATGAAATTTCTAAAGAACGCTACCAAAACTGGGATTGGAACTATGGGAAATCTCCAAAGTTTAACTATCAACATTCACACCGCTTCCCTGTTGGACAAATTGATGTTCGACTAGAAGTTCAAAAGGGCATAATCGAAAACTGTAAGATTTATGGTGACTTTTTTGGAGTTGGTGATGTGGATGAGGTTGAAAAGACGTTGATGGGGACTCGATACGAAAAGGCAGACCTCGAAAAAGCATTAGATGATTTAGATATACAGAAATACTTTGGAAATATCGAAAAAGCAGATTTTATAAATCTTATTTATTAA
- a CDS encoding TetR/AcrR family transcriptional regulator → MSINRKQLILDAATKSFTQFGYKATTMDHVSRLANVGKGTIYTFYKNKEELFSEIIEGLLFDMKEVAESAFDPQFPFLENVHRALYSILDFRKTHQLTIKIFQESNELGTPTVNEGVQKVEEMVLNYIKQKIIVAIENKDIKPCDPELTAFILLKLYVSLIFDWEKQHEPLEKEKIAQVFEQYLLKGLSI, encoded by the coding sequence TTGAGTATAAATCGTAAGCAACTTATTCTTGATGCTGCAACTAAATCGTTTACACAATTTGGTTACAAAGCAACAACAATGGATCATGTCTCGAGGCTAGCTAATGTAGGAAAAGGAACTATTTATACTTTTTATAAAAACAAGGAAGAATTATTTTCTGAAATTATTGAAGGACTACTCTTTGATATGAAAGAAGTTGCAGAGAGTGCATTTGATCCACAGTTCCCTTTTTTAGAAAATGTACACCGAGCGTTATATAGTATCTTGGATTTTCGGAAAACGCACCAATTAACAATTAAAATTTTTCAAGAAAGCAATGAGCTAGGAACACCAACGGTTAATGAGGGTGTCCAAAAGGTGGAAGAGATGGTTTTAAACTATATTAAGCAAAAAATTATCGTTGCTATTGAAAATAAGGATATCAAACCATGTGATCCAGAGCTAACAGCATTTATTTTATTAAAGCTTTATGTATCACTAATATTTGATTGGGAAAAACAGCATGAACCACTAGAAAAAGAAAAAATTGCTCAAGTTTTTGAACAGTATTTACTGAAAGGATTGTCGATCTGA
- a CDS encoding MBL fold metallo-hydrolase: MNLKVIGYWGGFPGVNEATSGYLVESNGFRLLVDCGSAVLSKLQETIAIDDLDAVILSHYHHDHVADIGPLQYASYVSSFIKGFQKNIPIYAHTLEREEFEKLTYKNATTGIEYYPNQSLTIGPFTITFLRTIHPAPCFAMRITDQQSTIVYTADSSFQEAFIPFTKGADLLIAESSFYGNQNGTNAGHMNSKEAASIAKGAGVKQLLLTHLPHFGEHDQLVKEAKELYSGIVVLASSGYEWSIK, encoded by the coding sequence ATGAATCTTAAGGTTATAGGCTACTGGGGTGGGTTTCCAGGAGTAAATGAAGCAACCTCAGGATATTTAGTTGAATCAAACGGCTTTCGATTATTAGTTGACTGTGGAAGTGCTGTTTTGTCAAAGCTTCAGGAGACAATTGCAATAGATGATTTAGATGCTGTTATTCTATCTCATTATCACCATGATCATGTTGCAGATATTGGACCATTACAATATGCAAGCTATGTTTCATCATTCATTAAGGGATTCCAAAAAAACATACCAATTTATGCTCATACATTAGAGCGGGAGGAATTTGAGAAGCTTACCTATAAGAATGCAACAACGGGAATAGAATATTACCCTAATCAGTCATTAACAATTGGGCCATTTACGATAACCTTTTTACGTACAATCCATCCGGCTCCTTGTTTTGCGATGAGGATTACCGATCAGCAATCAACGATTGTATATACGGCTGATTCAAGCTTTCAAGAAGCGTTTATTCCATTTACAAAGGGTGCCGATTTACTGATTGCTGAATCGAGCTTTTATGGAAATCAAAATGGAACTAATGCCGGCCATATGAATAGTAAAGAGGCAGCAAGTATTGCAAAAGGTGCTGGAGTTAAGCAATTACTATTAACTCATTTGCCACATTTCGGTGAACACGATCAATTAGTAAAAGAAGCAAAAGAACTGTACTCTGGAATTGTTGTACTCGCAAGCTCAGGATATGAGTGGAGCATAAAGTAA